Proteins from one Fragaria vesca subsp. vesca linkage group LG6, FraVesHawaii_1.0, whole genome shotgun sequence genomic window:
- the LOC101307712 gene encoding mitochondrial import inner membrane translocase subunit TIM23-3-like — MADSTQPDDHTAAVKPYNPYQDLDAPIKKLYHLPTSPENLFPDVASRPYRSWGNNLQHCTGICFLSGGTVGLVHGAVKGLKAAGAGESRKVMMSRALSSGLELGGRYSGTMGILGFYFSVIESGIDSYRGKEGILNTGAAGFGAGAMYKAARGPRAMAVAGVIGGAAAVAAVSGKTAVKKYVGEVGVWGF, encoded by the coding sequence ATGGCCGATTCAACCCAACCCGACGATCACACCGCCGCCGTGAAACCCTACAACCCCTACCAAGACCTCGACGCTCCGATCAAGAAGCTCTACCACCTCCCAACTTCGCCGGAGAATCTCTTTCCCGACGTAGCTTCAAGACCCTACCGTTCATGGGGAAACAACCTCCAGCACTGCACCGGCATTTGCTTCCTCTCCGGCGGCACCGTCGGCCTCGTCCACGGCGCCGTTAAGGGACTCAAGGCCGCCGGCGCCGGCGAGTCTCGGAAGGTCATGATGAGCAGGGCTTTGAGCTCCGGGCTGGAGCTGGGTGGGAGGTACTCAGGGACTATGGGGATTTTGGGGTTTTACTTCTCTGTGATTGAGAGTGGGATTGACTCTTACAGGGGTAAAGAGGGGATTTTGAACACTGGTGCTGCTGGATTTGGGGCTGGGGCGATGTACAAGGCGGCGCGTGGGCCAAGGGCGATGGCGGTTGCGGGGGTGATTGGTGGCGCTGCGGCTGTGGCGGCGGTTTCGGGGAAAACGGCGGTGAAGAAGTATGTTGGGGAGGTTGGTGTTTGGGGGTTTTGA